Part of the Halopenitus persicus genome is shown below.
CGCCGCCGTCCTGTATCTCGGTGTAGTAGTCGATGACGGGCTGGAGGTCGTCCATCGAGCCGCCGCGAGCGTTGTTGACCGAGAGTGCGGCGGCGAGCCCGACCGCTGCCTGCGGCGTCTGCAGCGCGAGATCCTGTGTGATCTCGGGCTGCAGGAGGTCCTCCCACGTTTCGGGGGCGTCGAGGCCACGCTCGTCGTAGATGTCCTTGCGATAGGTGACCGCAGTCGTCACGCGCCGGGTCGCGGTGACGTGGCCGTCATCCGTCTTCAGCGAGTCCGGAACTTTCTCCCACCCCTTCGGTTTGTATGCCTGCGTGAAGCCATCATTGCGAGCCGTGATCCCATACGTGTATCCACCGTTGAAACCGGAGTGCGTCATGTCCCCGGAGTGGGAGCGCATATGCTGTAGCGCCTCCCCCGACGAGCGGTCGTCGTCGTGAACCGCGACGCCGTAGTTCCCCTCGAAGTTCTCCATCACCGTCGGCCAGTTCATCCACCCCGACTGGACACAGTAGAAATACAACATGTCCGGGAATTCACTGGCAGTGATCTCCGTCTCGAAGTCTCCGTATCCGACCGTGAAAGCGTCCGAACTCCCGGATCCGTTGGATCCATCCGGACTGTCGGAGCTTCCGGAGATACAGCCGGCGAGGCCGGCGAGGGCTGCGGATGCAGTACCGATGTACGACCGTCGACTGAGAGACATCGAATGGGATGTCGGTTGTCCATCAAAAAGCGGTTGCTATGACCCGTATACAGGTGTTCAACACACCCATTGGAGACGAGTGTGTATATAAGCCACACAGTAGAGATGGTGACTCCACCGTTCCGTACTATCGTCAGTTTGCGGAGGCGGACTCGCGGCTCGACGGATCGATGACGTCCCTTCGACCAAGGGTCGCGTCGAAATCAGTCGGGATCGTCGTCGGGCGCCACGACGGACTCGATCTCCTCGACGATCTCCAGTTCCCGTGCACGGTACGCCTCGACGAGCCGATAACAGACCACGTAGCTCGGCACGATCGTCGCCACCGAGAGGATCACGTTCCCGACGAGCAGCCGGACCGCGATCTCTCGGCTGGCGGCGAACGAGAGCGACCCGAGCCCCGTCAGCCCGACGGAGACCCCCTCGACCGGCCCGAGCAGCAGGACGCCGATCGCGAAGCTGACCGCGTAGACGCCGGATTTCACGAGCGGATTGATGAGCAGCGCCGACGCGAGGAACGCGAGCTTGCTCGCGCCGTCGACGAGCCACGCCAGAAGCGCGAACACGAGGAGACCGACGCCGAGGGTGGGCAACATCGTGATGAACACGCCGAACGAGAAGCTGCCCGCGATCTCCCGCGGCGTGTGCGTCTCGGCGAACGCGTCGTGGAGCCCCGACCGGAGCCGCCGCGTCCACGCGCCCGTTCGTGATCGGATCGAGAGCATTCGCGTTCGACCCCGATAGGACGCCCGCGAGAAAGTAGTTGTCGGCGGTTCGGGGGTCACTCGGTGCGGTGGTTTGCCGTCACTCGAACCGGTAGGTCGGCCCCTCGGGGCCGTCCTCGACCGTGACGCCGACGTCCTCGAGCGCGTCGCGCAGCTCGTCAGCACGCTCGTACTCGCCGGCCTCGCGGGCCGCCTCGCGGAGATCGAGGACGAGTTCGACGAGCTCTCCCGCCAGTTCGACGTCGCCATCTCCCGGGCCCGCGCCGGACGCGTCGAACCGGAGCCCCAGAACGTCCTCGCCCAGTTCTTCGAACGTTTCGACCGCGCGGCGGAGGCCACGGTAGTCGTACGCGACGCCGTCGGCGTCCTCGGCGGCGGCGAGGTGCCCCCCCTCGGCGGCGTCGAGGTGGCGGTTGACCGCGTCCGTGAGCTCGAGCAGGGCGGCGGTCGCCTCCCGGACGTTGAGGTCGTCGTTCATCGCCGCCGTGAAGTCGGTCCGCGTCGTCTCGACCGCCGAGCGGAGGGTCTCGTCGGCAGCCTTCGCGTATGCGTCGACGGAGTCGAGGGCGTCGACCGCGCGGTCGTAGGTGCGTGAGAGCCGATCCCACCGCTCCTCGGCCTCGGCGATCGTCTCGTCGGTGAGCGCCTGCTCGGAGCGGTAGGCCGCGCCGGCGTAGAACGTCCGGAGGACGTTGACGCCGAGCTCCTCGAGGGCGTCCGGAACGGTCCAGAAGTTGCCGATCGACGAGGACATCTTCTCGCCCTCCATCGAGAGCAGCCCCGCGTGGAGCCAGTAGCGGGCGAACGTCTCGCCGGTGGCGGCCTCCGACTGGGCGATCTCGTTTTCGTGGTGGGGAAAGACCAGATCCCGGCCGCCCATGTGGACGTCGAGCGTGTCGCCGAGGTGCGTCATCGACATCGCGGAGCACTCGACGTGCCAGCCGGGGCGTCCCTCGCCCCAGGGCGATTCCCAGGTCTCCCCCTCGGGGAGATCGCCCTCGTGGTCGTGTTTCCGGTGCTCCCTGACCGCGGACTCGCTCACGCCGCCGGCCTTCCAGAGGGCGAAGTCGGACGGGTGTCGCTTCTCGGACCGCTCGTCCGGCTCGCCCTGTGCCTCGAGCTCCTCGAGCTCCTGGTTCGAGAGCGCGCCGTATCCCTCGAAGGCGGTGACGTCGAAGTAGACCGACCCGTTCGACTCGTAGGCGTAGCCGGCCGCCACGAGCGACTCGACGAGGTCGATGATCTCGGGCACGTGCCCGGAGACGCGGGGATACACCTCGGCGCGGCGCAGGTTGAGTCCACGCATGCTCTCGAAGATCTCGGCGGTGAACGTCTCCGCGACGTCCGCCTCCGCGGTCCACGACTCGCGCTCGCCGACGCGGGCGGCGATCTTCTCGTTGACGTCGGTGACGTTCTCCACGTGGCGGACGTCGTATCCGAGGTGCTCGAGCCACCGGTGGAGCACGTCCGCGTGGACCCAGAGCCGAGCGTGGCCGAGGTGCGGGTCGTCCGAGACGGTCAGCCCGCAGACGTACAGCGATACCTCGTCGCCGTCGACCGTGAACTCCACGCGCTCGTCCCGCAGGGTGTCCGTCACGGAGAGGGTCATCACGCCGTGGTTTCGGTGCAGAACTTTTCAACGCGTCGATCGGGTTGATCGGGTCGATCGGGTTGATCGCGTTTGGATCGGGAGGGCGTGTTGGCCGGGCTGACCGAGTCACCTGGACTGACCGAGTGTGCTCGCGGTAACCCGGTAACTTTTGCCTCAGATTACGCTTATTCGGCGTGGCGACAATGGTATGAATACCCATGGCAACCGAAACGCGGTCGGCTGACGTCACCGTAAACATCACCTCGAAACAGTGGATCGCCGGCGCGGTCGGCGGATTCATCGGGAGCATCCCGTTCGGCCTCCTGATGATGTACGTGATGCCCCCGCCGCTGCTGGAGGTCGTGATCCCGGCCATGTACGGGATCGAGGGGCCGGCGCTGCTCGCCGGGTGGGCGATCCACCAGTTCCACGGCGTCGTGTTGGGACTCACCTACGTCGCGCTCGTACAGGCGGAACCGCTCCGCGAGACCGCCCGATCCACCGGCGGAGCGATGGGGCTGGCCGTCGCGTACGGGATCGTCACGACCGTCGTCCTCGCCGTCATCGTGATGCCGCTGTGGCTCGGGGCCGTCGGCTTCCCGAACGCGCCGCCGTTCCCGAACGTCGGGATCCCGGCCACGATCATCACCGGGATCGGCCACGTCATCTACGCCGTTCCGGTCGCGGTCCTGTACGCGCGATCGTTTGCCGAGTAGGGGTGGAACCGACCGGTGCGCCGGTCGCCGAGACCGACGTCTCGCCCCCGGAATTCGGGGACAAAGCCGACGCCGAGGCCGTTCTCCGGCAGAACGCCCCCCGACCACAATCCTTTCGCCGGCCCGTTGGGTACTCCTCAACGTGACCAACGGTAGCGGCCAGTTGGCGACGGCGGCCCCCGACGGTCGCCGAAGCTGGGTCGTGGCGGTCGCCGGCGCGATCGGGATGGTGTTCACCTTCGGGACGCCGCTGTCGTACGGCGTCTTCCGGGACCCCGTCAGCGTCGCGTTCGGGATCGAACCGGTCGCGCTCTCGACGGTCTTCTCGGCGATGCTTTTCACCTTCTTCATCGGATCGGGCGCGATGGGCGTCGTCGCCGCCCGGCTCCCCGCCCGCGGGGTCCTGCTCGGCTGTGCCGCGGTGAGCGGTCTGCTCGCGCCGTCGCTGTTCGTGGTCGACTCCTATCTCGGCCTGCTGGTCGTCTTCGCCGCGATGGGGCTGGCCGGCGGGACCGCCTTCGTGCTGATCGCCTCGATCGTGCCCCGGTGGTTCGAGGAGCACCGCGGAGCTGCCACGGGACTCATCTTCGTCGGCAACGGGCTCGGGTTGACCGTCCTGCCGCCGCTGTGGGAACACGCGTTCTCGACCGTTGGCGTCCGGCGTGGCTTCCTCTCCATCCTGGCGGCGACCGCGGTCGGGTTCGGGATCACCGGTGCCGTCTGTCGCCGACCGGACTGGGCCGAGACGTCGACGGCCACGCTCGCCGAGCTCGCGGAGTGGGTCC
Proteins encoded:
- a CDS encoding extracellular solute-binding protein, which produces MSLSRRSYIGTASAALAGLAGCISGSSDSPDGSNGSGSSDAFTVGYGDFETEITASEFPDMLYFYCVQSGWMNWPTVMENFEGNYGVAVHDDDRSSGEALQHMRSHSGDMTHSGFNGGYTYGITARNDGFTQAYKPKGWEKVPDSLKTDDGHVTATRRVTTAVTYRKDIYDERGLDAPETWEDLLQPEITQDLALQTPQAAVGLAAALSVNNARGGSMDDLQPVIDYYTEIQDGGAEFTDNFLAQFSSGEYSTFIRYDYSGLDLKYNNDEIAEEDVGVALLGGENGNQGALNMPYGYALLEDAPNPEAGKLFMDYVLSLEGQQHFLDAYVRPIRSSEMELPDEFIDGAEYDRTEFQVDYNRLVEEQDAIIQEITRGANL
- a CDS encoding DUF2062 domain-containing protein is translated as MLSIRSRTGAWTRRLRSGLHDAFAETHTPREIAGSFSFGVFITMLPTLGVGLLVFALLAWLVDGASKLAFLASALLINPLVKSGVYAVSFAIGVLLLGPVEGVSVGLTGLGSLSFAASREIAVRLLVGNVILSVATIVPSYVVCYRLVEAYRARELEIVEEIESVVAPDDDPD
- the cysS gene encoding cysteine--tRNA ligase, whose protein sequence is MTLSVTDTLRDERVEFTVDGDEVSLYVCGLTVSDDPHLGHARLWVHADVLHRWLEHLGYDVRHVENVTDVNEKIAARVGERESWTAEADVAETFTAEIFESMRGLNLRRAEVYPRVSGHVPEIIDLVESLVAAGYAYESNGSVYFDVTAFEGYGALSNQELEELEAQGEPDERSEKRHPSDFALWKAGGVSESAVREHRKHDHEGDLPEGETWESPWGEGRPGWHVECSAMSMTHLGDTLDVHMGGRDLVFPHHENEIAQSEAATGETFARYWLHAGLLSMEGEKMSSSIGNFWTVPDALEELGVNVLRTFYAGAAYRSEQALTDETIAEAEERWDRLSRTYDRAVDALDSVDAYAKAADETLRSAVETTRTDFTAAMNDDLNVREATAALLELTDAVNRHLDAAEGGHLAAAEDADGVAYDYRGLRRAVETFEELGEDVLGLRFDASGAGPGDGDVELAGELVELVLDLREAAREAGEYERADELRDALEDVGVTVEDGPEGPTYRFE
- a CDS encoding MFS transporter translates to MVFTFGTPLSYGVFRDPVSVAFGIEPVALSTVFSAMLFTFFIGSGAMGVVAARLPARGVLLGCAAVSGLLAPSLFVVDSYLGLLVVFAAMGLAGGTAFVLIASIVPRWFEEHRGAATGLIFVGNGLGLTVLPPLWEHAFSTVGVRRGFLSILAATAVGFGITGAVCRRPDWAETSTATLAELAEWVRELAGNRTFQLLFAGIGLSFAWYQLLAAYAIDLFAARGLAGATASAAFGLIGGVSIASRIGGGYVADRIGSRLAFLSSLSCVIGGLASLLVPSIPSLAVGIALIGLGLGGCATLYVPLLMAVYSPEKDTAIIGVFNVPPGIGALAMPPVGTALITYTEGYAAAIALTLSLAVLALWVIAAGTADE